The genomic segment GAAAATGAACCCGCTGGCGTTTGCCTACGACAGCTCGATCAGCAGCAGCCTGGAAGGCTTCTTCAGCTACTACGACCAAGCGCTTGATGCAAAACGTGCAGAGCAGTTTTTGAACTCGGTCGGCGCGATCGTCGGTCAAAACGCAAGCAGCGTAAAAGACGAGCTGGCGAAAATCAAGTAATAGCAGCCAGAACTTACGAGACAGGAGGCGTTTACGATTAACGTAATTAACAATCCGATATTGCGGGGATTCAACCCCGATCCTTCGATCATTCGTGTCGGAGACGATTATTATATTGCGACCTCGACCTTCGAATGGTTTCCCGGTGTCCAAATTCATCATTCTCGCGATTTGAAAAACTGGCGGGTGCTCACGCACCCGCTTACCCGGGCAAGCCAGCTCGATATGATCGGCAATCCCGACTCCGGCGGAGTATGGGCGCCGTGCCTGAGCTACCATAACGGCATCTTCTACCTGGTGTTTACCGATGTGAAGAGCCATATGGGACCTTTCAAGGACACGCATAACTATGTCGTTACAGCAACCGATATTATGGGGCCTTGGTCAGAGCCGATTTATTTGAACAGCAGCGGCTTTGACCCTTCCCTGTTCCATGATGAGGATGGCACCAAGTGGCTGGTCAATTTGAAATGGGATCACCGCAAAGGGAAAAACCCGTTTGGCGGCATCGTTATTCAGCAGTATTCCGAGGAATTAAAGGCGCTGACGGGGCCGATTCAAACGATTTTCGACGGCACGCCGCTTGGCTTGACCGAAGGTCCTCACATTTACCGCCATGATGGCTATTATTATTTGATTACCGCCGAGGGCGGCACGCGTTTTGGCCATGCGGCGACAGTTGCTCGCTCCCGGACGCTGCTTGGCACCTATGAGGCCGATCCGGCTGGGCCGCTCCTTACGTCGGCGGACCGCCCAGAGCTTGAACTGCAAAAGGCGGGTCATGTCAGTCTGGTCGAGACGCAGGATGGGCAGCTGTACATTGCCCATCTGTGCGCGCGGCCGCTCAGCCCTTCGGGAAGCTGCACGCTTGGACGGGAAACGGCCCTTCAGAGGGTCGTTTGGACGGAGGACGGCTGGCTGCGCCTTATCGGCGGAGGCCACTCGCCGGAAGTTCAGGTGAGCGCGCCTGCGCTTCCGGAGCATCGTTTTGCGGCGGAGCCGGAGATCGAGCATTTTGACGGAGATGCGATCAGCATTCATCTTCATACGCTGCGCGAGCCGCGGAGCGAGCAATGGGCAACGCTGAAGGAGCGTCCGGGCCATATGAGGCTGAAGGGAAGAGAATCGCTGTTTTCCTCCCACCGGCAGAGCCTGATCGCACGCCGCCAGCAATCGTTCACAGCAGATGCTGAAACGGTCGTTGAATTTGAGCCAGATACTTATCAGCAGCTTGCCGGGCTTGTATACTATTACAATACAAAGAATTATTATTACTTATGGATCAGCCGCGATGAGCAGCTGGGCAAATGCCTCGGCATTATGTCGAGCGACCGCGCGGTCTATGATGAGCCGCTTGAGCAGCCCGTATCGATTGATGGGGCAGAGCGCTGCTATTTGAAGGCGGAAGTCCGCCATGAGGCGCTGCAATTCTATTATTCGCTGGATGGAGCGGCTTGGCAGCCAATTGGCCCTGTTCTGGATGCCAGCAAAATATCGGATGAAAACGCCGAGCTGGTGAAGGATGGCATTGCGCTTGATCAAGGCTTCACCGGGGCATTTATCGGCATTTGCGTACAGGATTTAAGCGGACGAGGCAAGTATGCGGACTTTGATTATTTCAAGTATTCTGAAAGGTGAGCTGATGATGAGCATAAACGTAATGGATGCAGCCGTAATGAACAAACCGCTGGATATCGAGATTCAAAAAGTACCCGTTCCGACGCCGAAAGACGATGAGGCGCTCGTCAAAGTATATTGCATTGGCGTATGCGGCTCGGACGTTCATTATTATGAGCACGGAAGAATTGGCCGCTACGTCGTGGAAAAACCGATTATTCTCGGCCATGAGCTGGCTGGCGAGGTAGTAGCTGTCGGCGCACGCGTATCCAATGTCGCGATTGGCGACCGGGTAGCGGTAGAGCCGGGCGTAGCCTGCGGACGCTGTGAATATTGCAAATCGGGCCGTTACAATTTGTGCCCGGACGTTGTGTTCATGGCAACGCCGCCGGTTGACGGCGCATGGGCCGAGTATGTAGCGGTACGCAGCGATTTCCTATTCAAGCTGCCGGATGAAATCAGCTTTGAGCAGGGCGCGCTTCTGGAGCCGTTGTCCGTAGGCCTTCACGCGATGAATCGCGCAAAGGTTACTCCGGCAGACCGTCTGCTCGTAACCGGGCTTGGCCCGATTGGCCTGCTTGCCATTCAGGCAGCAAAGGTCTTTGGCGTAAGCGAAATTTATGCGACGGACGTTGTGCCCTTCCGCCAGGAGCTGGCGAAGGAAATGGGCGTTACGGCGGTTATTGATCCGATGAAAGAGGATGTGCAGGCGCGCATTGCCGAATTGACTGGCGGAAAAGGCGTTACCGTTATCGTTGAGACATCGGGGAACGGACGGGCTATCGCCGATGCGGTTCGCACCGTCAAGCGCGGCGGACGCATTGTGCTTGTCGGCATGCCGGCAGCCTCCGAAATTCCGGTTGATGTGAACGCGATCATCGATGCGGAGGTAGATGTGCTCGGATTGTTCCGTTATGCGAATACCTACCCAGGCGCCATTCAAGCACTAAGCCAGTCCAGCGTGGACATCGAGAAGGTCATTACCCATAAATATGCGCTGCGGGATACGAAGGAAGCGGTAGAAATGGCCCGCACGCAGAAGGACACGAGTATAAAAATCATGATCTATCCTAATAAATAATCGTATGCGGACAAAGCCTATCCTTTCACGAACGACGAGAGGATAGGTTTTGTGCAAGTTTTACTGGAGGAAGACGAAGTGGGCTATTTCAAAAAAATAGGGCTGGATCAGACGAGAGGCCAAATTTTTGTCAGCTTTATTTTGACCATGTCCATTGTCCTGCTCATTACGGTAAGCAGCCTCTATGTGCTGCTGTCCAAGGTGCAGCGGGAAAATGCGGCACTGTACATTGACGAGATTGCGCTGCAAGCAAGCGGGAGGCTGGAATCGCAGCTTAACGAGGTTAACGTTCTGACGCTGCAGCTCGCCATGGATGACCGGATACAAGAAGCGCTCAGCCTCGAGAAGCAGGGGCACTTGGCGGTTTATGACGAACGAATGAAACTGAGGAGGCTGCTCATCGAGAAGACGGCCTACTCAGATACGATAAAGGATATTGAGCTTTACAGCTTGTCCCGCAGCCTCTACCCCATCGTGGAGAAGAGCATCGCAGAACGGGTAGAGGAGCGCTATTTAAAGCAGGCGGATGAAATTCATCAGGCCGGAGCCATTATATGGATCGGACGCGATCCGGACAATCCGGAATATTTGCTGGCTGTCAGGCAGGTCAAGCTGGAGAAAGAGAAATATGCGAAGGGCGGCTATTTGCTCATCCGGCTTAAGCCTTCGATTATTGAGCTGGCCACTACGGACAAGGCGAAGGATAAAGGCCGGGTGATGCGTCTGCTTGACGAGAACAATAACAGCATGAACGTAGGGGAAAACAGCGGACTGCTTCTGTCTGTCGGCTCGCTTGAAGGGGAGAGCGGCGATTATGTAACGGTAGAGCGGGCGATACGGTCGACAGGCTGGAAGCTGCAAATTATGATTCCCAAGCAAACGCTGACCGCCGACATTTACTTTTTGCGTGATGTGCTGCTATGGGCGAGCGTGCTGAGCATTTTCGTATTTGCCCTGCTGTCGTATTATTTGTCCAAGTTTATTACCTCGCCGATTCGAAGCCTGACGCGCATCATTCAGGGCGGCAAGCATGGCAGTCCGCGGGAAAATCCTGACCAGTATTTCAACCGAGAGGTTAATCAGCTGAATATGACGTATAACCAGATGGTTAAGCAGATTAATTATTTGATTAAATCCGTATACGAGATTGAAATTGTGAAGAGCAAAAGTGAAATTAAAGCGCTTCATTCCCAAATCAATCCGCATTTTTTATTCAATACGCTCGATTCGCTCTACTGGGATCATATCCGCAAAGGAGAGCAGGAGCTGGCGCAAACCGTCATTCAGCTTGCCGATTTATTTCGGTATACGATTCATTCAAGCACCCAGGACGGATTTGTCACCATCGATGAGGAGCTGGAGCAGGTCAAGCGGTATGGCGATATTATGAAAATGCGCTGGCGCGACAGGCTCGCCATTGAAATCGACTGCGAGCAGCAGCTCGGCAGCGTGCGAATTCCCAAGCTCGCGATTCAGCCGCTGGTTGAAAATGCCATTGTGCATGGCATAGAGCCTATGGAGCATGGAGGCACCATCAAGCTGCGCGTAAAGGAGGAAGCGGGCGTCATTTCCTTTACGGTGCACGATAATGGCATTGGCATAGACCCGGACCAGCTGCATTTAATAAGAGAACGCTTACAGAATGATTTGAGCATTGCCTTTGTTACGGGCAAAAACGGGATTGGCCTGTTCAATGTATGCAAGCTGATCCAGCTTCATTACGGCAAGCAATACGGCTTAACCATTGACAGCGCGCCGGGCGCCGGGACGACGATCGTATTAAAAATTCCGCTAAAGCCCGAGCCGGAGAGGGGAGCTTCTGACGATGAATCACAGCATATTGGTCGTGGATGACGAGTATAACTCGCGCATGGGGGTGGCCTTCACTCTGGAGCAGTGGGGGGAGGACAAGGTGCAGGTCGATATGGCCGACAATGGAAAGCAGGCGATTCGTCTGCTTCGGGAGAAGCCGTATGATCTGCTCATTACTGATATTCGGATGCCGATCATGACGGGCATCGAGCTGCTTGAGGCGCTGCGCGGCGAGCAAAATGGCATAAATACGATTTTGCTCACTGGCTTTGCAGAATTTGAGTATGCCCAGAAAGGGCTGAAGCTTGGCGCCGTCGATTATTTGCTGAAGCCGATTCGGCAGGAGCAGCTCATTCAGGCGGTCGGAAAAGCGTTCCAATCCAAATCGGAGGAAGCGGCAAACGGGCTTTCCTATGGCGTGCCATCGACCAATGCTTATATTCTTAGTGCCGTTAAGTATATCCATGAAAGTATCGGCATGCCTTTGTCCATTAAGGAGGTCGCCCAGCATGTCCATCTGAATCCGAGCTATCTCAGCGTGCTGTTCAAGGAGGAGACAGGCGTAAGCTTCAGCGACTATGTCATCCGGCTGCGGATGAAGCGGGCCAAGGAGCTGCTCTATCATTCTCCGCTCAGCCTGGACGGCATTTCTGAGCAAATCGGCCTGCAGACAGCGAGCTATTTTATTCGGATTTTCAAAAAATATGAAGGCATTACGCCGAAGCAGTACCGAGAGCAGCTTAAGCTGATGGCAGCTCACGGGACCCAAGGGCCGCTTTCCTAGACGAGGGAGTGCCGCCCGAGCTGGGAAATAGACAGCCTCTGCCGTTCAAAATAAAAAAAATATTAACCAATCGCAAGGAGCCGCTTGAATGCTAGCGGCTCTTTTGGTTGTTCGCTCAGTTATATACAGCGTGAAGCCCTTGCCAGTCAAGGGCTGGCGCTATTTTCCCTTCTCCTAATTTCGCTGTTGATGAGCGGGGATACAACCATTTTTAATGT from the Paenibacillus sp. BIHB 4019 genome contains:
- a CDS encoding glycoside hydrolase family 43 protein — encoded protein: MNVINNPILRGFNPDPSIIRVGDDYYIATSTFEWFPGVQIHHSRDLKNWRVLTHPLTRASQLDMIGNPDSGGVWAPCLSYHNGIFYLVFTDVKSHMGPFKDTHNYVVTATDIMGPWSEPIYLNSSGFDPSLFHDEDGTKWLVNLKWDHRKGKNPFGGIVIQQYSEELKALTGPIQTIFDGTPLGLTEGPHIYRHDGYYYLITAEGGTRFGHAATVARSRTLLGTYEADPAGPLLTSADRPELELQKAGHVSLVETQDGQLYIAHLCARPLSPSGSCTLGRETALQRVVWTEDGWLRLIGGGHSPEVQVSAPALPEHRFAAEPEIEHFDGDAISIHLHTLREPRSEQWATLKERPGHMRLKGRESLFSSHRQSLIARRQQSFTADAETVVEFEPDTYQQLAGLVYYYNTKNYYYLWISRDEQLGKCLGIMSSDRAVYDEPLEQPVSIDGAERCYLKAEVRHEALQFYYSLDGAAWQPIGPVLDASKISDENAELVKDGIALDQGFTGAFIGICVQDLSGRGKYADFDYFKYSER
- a CDS encoding NAD(P)-dependent alcohol dehydrogenase encodes the protein MNKPLDIEIQKVPVPTPKDDEALVKVYCIGVCGSDVHYYEHGRIGRYVVEKPIILGHELAGEVVAVGARVSNVAIGDRVAVEPGVACGRCEYCKSGRYNLCPDVVFMATPPVDGAWAEYVAVRSDFLFKLPDEISFEQGALLEPLSVGLHAMNRAKVTPADRLLVTGLGPIGLLAIQAAKVFGVSEIYATDVVPFRQELAKEMGVTAVIDPMKEDVQARIAELTGGKGVTVIVETSGNGRAIADAVRTVKRGGRIVLVGMPAASEIPVDVNAIIDAEVDVLGLFRYANTYPGAIQALSQSSVDIEKVITHKYALRDTKEAVEMARTQKDTSIKIMIYPNK
- a CDS encoding sensor histidine kinase yields the protein MQVLLEEDEVGYFKKIGLDQTRGQIFVSFILTMSIVLLITVSSLYVLLSKVQRENAALYIDEIALQASGRLESQLNEVNVLTLQLAMDDRIQEALSLEKQGHLAVYDERMKLRRLLIEKTAYSDTIKDIELYSLSRSLYPIVEKSIAERVEERYLKQADEIHQAGAIIWIGRDPDNPEYLLAVRQVKLEKEKYAKGGYLLIRLKPSIIELATTDKAKDKGRVMRLLDENNNSMNVGENSGLLLSVGSLEGESGDYVTVERAIRSTGWKLQIMIPKQTLTADIYFLRDVLLWASVLSIFVFALLSYYLSKFITSPIRSLTRIIQGGKHGSPRENPDQYFNREVNQLNMTYNQMVKQINYLIKSVYEIEIVKSKSEIKALHSQINPHFLFNTLDSLYWDHIRKGEQELAQTVIQLADLFRYTIHSSTQDGFVTIDEELEQVKRYGDIMKMRWRDRLAIEIDCEQQLGSVRIPKLAIQPLVENAIVHGIEPMEHGGTIKLRVKEEAGVISFTVHDNGIGIDPDQLHLIRERLQNDLSIAFVTGKNGIGLFNVCKLIQLHYGKQYGLTIDSAPGAGTTIVLKIPLKPEPERGASDDESQHIGRG
- a CDS encoding response regulator, whose translation is MNHSILVVDDEYNSRMGVAFTLEQWGEDKVQVDMADNGKQAIRLLREKPYDLLITDIRMPIMTGIELLEALRGEQNGINTILLTGFAEFEYAQKGLKLGAVDYLLKPIRQEQLIQAVGKAFQSKSEEAANGLSYGVPSTNAYILSAVKYIHESIGMPLSIKEVAQHVHLNPSYLSVLFKEETGVSFSDYVIRLRMKRAKELLYHSPLSLDGISEQIGLQTASYFIRIFKKYEGITPKQYREQLKLMAAHGTQGPLS